One segment of Cherax quadricarinatus isolate ZL_2023a unplaced genomic scaffold, ASM3850222v1 Contig2731, whole genome shotgun sequence DNA contains the following:
- the LOC138851906 gene encoding uncharacterized protein, giving the protein MLIILFLQMRVSVTIIGVLLGTLLGLVDMQLIQPFRQIRRPSDNSRENDNPSNKRFIVRLPQDYSQVVSGSAQRPFFLPQLIRQKENRQSGQVSTVIRQPNFTPTGNSQISFTAPQPQRLQQFGNGQGISFAQSNFQPSINSQLGLVTQQPNRQQQTGNNGFSGTLETARREQMESVQVIPPQVNPSLHPLSSQAFVGTLSPSRQQTELAPGITGITQPSREQTGIGQGFQGTQQPDREQTGVGQGFQGTHQPLPHQAGGSSQSLLGGSPGSEPAAGHADRHHLCLVRPEPGECRGAFPRYFYDPESDQCDCFVYGGCGLEGLQPNFKSLKDCQRSCLPTNLQEGPKCRIIFSDEQTVFTHKAHASPPFQSHASANKFLSMIIQQGSQPLN; this is encoded by the exons atgttgATTATTCTTTTTCTTCAGATGAGAGTGTCGGTGACGATCATTGGCGTCCTCCTGGGGACGCTGCTGGGGCTCGTAGATATGCAGCTTATACAGCCGTTCAGGCAGATACGTCGACCCTCTGATAACTCCCGGGAGAATGACAACCCTAGCAATAAAAGATTTATTGTCCGCCTACCTCAAGATTATTCCCAGGTTGTGTCAGGTTCTGCTCAAAGACCTTTCTTTCTTCCCCAGCTCATTAGACAAAAAGAGAATCGGCAGTCAGGACAGGTATCCACAGTGATTAGGCAACCAAATTTTACTCCAACTGGTAATAGTCAAATATCCTTCACAGCCCCACAACCTCAGCGTCTTCAACAGTTCGGGAATGGTCAAGGAATATCATTTGCACAGTCTAATTTTCAACCATCCATCAACAGCCAATTAGGTCTGGTAACCCAACAGCCTAATCGTCAGCAACAGACTGGAAATAACGGATTTTCAGGAACTCTAGAGACTGCTCGTCGTGAACAAATGGAAAGTGTCCAAGTAATCCCACCACAGGTTAATCCTAGTTTACATCCTTTGAGTAGTCAAGCATTCGTAGGAACTCTATCTCCTAGCCGTCAACAAACTGAGCTTGCTCCAGGAATCACAGGAATAACTCAACCCAGTCGTGAGCAAACCGGGATTGGGCAAGGATTCCAAGGAACGCAACAACCTGATCGCGAACAAACCGGGGTTGGGCAAGGATTCCAAGGAACACATCAACCTCTTCCTCATCAAGCTGGAGGTTCCAGCCAATCTCTCCTCGGAGGCTCCCCAGGGAGCGAACCAGCTGCTGGCCATGCAGATCGTCACCATCTGTGTTTAGTGAGACCAGAGCCTGGAGAATGTAGGGGAGCTTTCCCAAG GTACTTCTACGACCCAGAGAGTGACCAGTGTGATTGTTTCGTCTACGGTGGTTGTGGGTTAGAGGGTCTCCAGCCCAATTTCAAATCACTTAAGGATTGTCAACGCTCCTGTCTCCCCACCAACCTGCAGGAAGGACCCAAATGTAGGATTATCTTCAGTGATGAGCAGACCGTTTTTACTCATAAGGCACATGCGTCCCCCCCATTCCAGAGTCATGCATCCGCCAATAAGTTTTTAAGTATGATTATCCAACAAGGGAGTCAACCATTAAACTAG